A genome region from uncultured Roseibium sp. includes the following:
- a CDS encoding SDR family oxidoreductase: MQFARYPSLENRVVFVTGGASGIGAEVVRAFADQGSKVGFVDLDEKNGAALAAELGDSVHFVACDLRDIDALKAAFAGLEAAIGPAEVLVNNAARDDRHGWQDVTPDYYDERIATNLRHMFFAIQAVAPGMIAAGKGSIINFGSNSWFEAVGGMPVYTTAKAAVHGMTRSFARDLGRHRIRVNTVVPGWVMTERQKELWTTPEKLDQQRESQCLPDLIEPVYLARMVLFLASDDAAMCTANNYMVEAGSI; this comes from the coding sequence ATGCAATTCGCCCGATATCCGAGCCTGGAAAACCGTGTCGTCTTTGTCACCGGCGGCGCGTCCGGCATTGGTGCGGAAGTCGTCAGGGCCTTCGCCGATCAGGGCTCGAAGGTGGGCTTCGTCGATCTGGATGAGAAAAACGGCGCGGCTCTGGCTGCGGAACTCGGTGACAGCGTTCATTTCGTCGCCTGCGATCTGCGCGACATCGATGCGCTGAAAGCGGCCTTTGCCGGGCTTGAGGCAGCGATCGGGCCGGCGGAAGTGCTGGTCAACAATGCCGCACGCGACGACCGCCACGGCTGGCAGGACGTAACCCCGGACTATTACGACGAGCGGATCGCCACCAACCTGCGGCATATGTTCTTCGCCATCCAGGCCGTGGCACCCGGCATGATCGCCGCCGGCAAGGGTTCGATCATCAACTTCGGCTCCAATTCCTGGTTCGAGGCGGTCGGCGGCATGCCCGTCTATACGACCGCCAAAGCCGCCGTTCACGGCATGACCCGCTCCTTTGCCCGCGACCTCGGCCGGCACCGTATCCGGGTGAACACGGTTGTGCCGGGCTGGGTCATGACCGAGCGCCAGAAGGAACTCTGGACCACACCGGAAAAACTGGACCAACAGCGCGAGAGCCAGTGCCTGCCGGACCTGATCGAACCGGTTTATCTGGCCCGCATGGTCCTGTTCCTCGCCTCCGACGATGCCGCCATGTGCACGGCCAATAACTACATGGTCGAAGCCGGGTCGATCTGA
- a CDS encoding YafY family protein — protein MRTIRLFSILDVLRSRRGAVSAAMLAELLDVTERTIYRDMATLKAMGAPIRGEGGVGYVLERGYFLPPMQFDPDELDVILLGIRMVKARGDAAMREIAERVLGKLGAVLSEGDQSLNRPLLAVTKASSALGSEALTPLRDAIRRRLKVQLGYCDMQERVSSRLIRPLGLTAFESVWVLTAWCEVRSDFRNFRLDRIRAYEVTATRFPKEPGKEFQDYLKTL, from the coding sequence ATGCGAACGATCAGATTGTTTTCGATCCTGGACGTCCTGCGCAGCCGAAGAGGCGCGGTTTCGGCCGCCATGCTGGCCGAGTTGCTGGATGTTACGGAGCGGACCATCTACCGCGACATGGCCACCTTGAAGGCCATGGGGGCTCCCATTCGAGGAGAAGGCGGGGTCGGGTACGTTCTCGAACGCGGCTATTTCCTGCCGCCGATGCAGTTCGATCCGGACGAGCTGGATGTCATTCTGCTCGGCATCCGCATGGTGAAGGCGCGCGGCGATGCTGCCATGCGCGAGATTGCGGAACGGGTGCTTGGCAAACTCGGCGCCGTCCTGTCCGAAGGCGACCAGTCCTTGAATCGCCCGCTGCTCGCGGTCACGAAGGCTTCCTCCGCACTTGGTTCGGAGGCCCTGACACCGCTCAGGGATGCGATTCGAAGACGTCTCAAGGTGCAGCTCGGCTACTGCGATATGCAGGAGCGCGTAAGCAGCCGTCTCATTCGTCCTCTCGGGCTTACCGCTTTCGAAAGCGTCTGGGTGCTGACCGCCTGGTGCGAAGTGCGTTCCGATTTCCGCAACTTCCGCCTCGACCGCATCAGGGCGTACGAGGTCACCGCAACCCGCTTTCCAAAGGAGCCGGGTAAGGAGTTTCAGGATTATCTGAAGACGCTTTGA
- a CDS encoding endonuclease/exonuclease/phosphatase family protein → MALWKKPLIRLATFNIESFGDDKFRPERLEQRIAALRPKLLDLEADILCLQEVNAQRLPGTSERKFLALDALLAGTPYETFHATATTRFDAPSPGDRHNLVVVSRFAVLDSKIHHEAAMHVPLWQPDHASPAVEAPVPLGFDRPVLELQLDLGLEQPLHLFVVHLRAPIAAPIPGGKTAPKVWKNVPVWAEGYFLASMKRAAQPLDLRVKIDALFDHHPEPLIAVAGDFNATEDSTALRLLLADPDDTGNPDLASRQLHQLDAALPPELRRTVIHKGRGQALDHILASPALFARVRDIDVFNDDLADEVLDEGTSAEDGSFHAPVRASFEF, encoded by the coding sequence ATGGCTTTGTGGAAGAAACCCTTGATCCGGCTGGCCACGTTCAACATCGAATCCTTTGGCGACGACAAGTTCCGACCGGAGCGGCTCGAACAGAGGATTGCGGCTTTGCGCCCGAAGCTTCTGGACCTGGAGGCCGACATCCTCTGCCTTCAAGAAGTCAATGCGCAAAGGCTTCCGGGGACGAGCGAACGGAAGTTTCTGGCTCTCGATGCCCTGCTTGCCGGGACGCCCTACGAGACGTTTCACGCGACCGCCACGACGCGGTTTGATGCCCCGTCCCCAGGCGATCGGCACAATCTGGTGGTGGTGAGCCGGTTTGCCGTTCTCGACAGCAAAATCCACCACGAGGCGGCCATGCATGTGCCGCTGTGGCAGCCGGATCATGCCAGCCCGGCGGTGGAGGCGCCGGTGCCGCTCGGCTTCGACCGTCCGGTTCTGGAACTGCAGCTTGATCTTGGCCTGGAGCAACCGCTTCACCTGTTCGTGGTTCACCTGCGCGCACCCATCGCGGCCCCCATCCCGGGCGGCAAGACCGCGCCCAAGGTCTGGAAGAACGTTCCCGTGTGGGCGGAAGGCTACTTTCTGGCATCCATGAAGCGGGCGGCGCAGCCGCTTGATCTGCGGGTGAAGATAGATGCTCTTTTCGACCACCATCCCGAGCCGCTGATCGCGGTCGCCGGCGATTTCAACGCCACGGAGGATTCAACCGCGCTACGCCTGCTGCTGGCCGATCCGGACGACACCGGCAATCCGGACCTGGCGAGCCGCCAGTTGCATCAACTGGACGCGGCCCTGCCGCCGGAGCTGCGCCGGACCGTCATTCACAAGGGGCGAGGGCAGGCGCTGGATCACATTCTGGCAAGCCCCGCGCTCTTTGCCCGGGTGCGGGATATCGACGTTTTCAACGATGATCTGGCCGACGAGGTCCTGGACGAGGGAACGTCCGCGGAAGACGGCTCGTTTCATGCGCCGGTTCGGGCCAGTTTCGAATTTTGA
- a CDS encoding YchJ family metal-binding protein, producing MRETSCPCGSGRGLSDCCGLYLSGGRVPETAEALMRSRYSAYVRQQIDYLKDTLWPKEQARFDFAGTARWAAENHWTGLTVLKTEKGTAEDRDGTVLFEAKFLAGGQLNTHRELSRFRKKAGRWYYVEALPET from the coding sequence ATGCGTGAAACAAGCTGCCCCTGTGGCTCCGGCCGCGGCCTGTCCGACTGCTGCGGCCTCTATCTTTCCGGTGGCCGCGTTCCCGAAACGGCCGAAGCGCTGATGCGCTCGCGCTATTCCGCCTATGTGCGTCAGCAGATCGACTACCTGAAGGACACGCTCTGGCCGAAGGAACAAGCGCGTTTCGACTTTGCCGGAACAGCCCGGTGGGCGGCGGAGAACCACTGGACCGGACTGACGGTTCTGAAGACGGAAAAGGGCACAGCCGAAGACCGGGACGGCACGGTTCTGTTCGAGGCGAAATTCCTGGCCGGCGGCCAGCTCAATACCCACCGCGAACTCAGCCGCTTTCGCAAGAAGGCCGGACGCTGGTATTACGTTGAAGCCCTGCCGGAAACGTGA
- a CDS encoding error-prone DNA polymerase gives MIGDSASAFAELCAASNFSFLRGASHPEELAMTAGALGLSGLAVCDRNSMAGVVRAHMAAKEVGLRFVPGCRLAFLDGTPELIVWPQDREAYGRLTRLLTTGNRRAPKGECHLVVDDLSVLEEGFPMALVLPAGLPEADGVARVLTRLKGEFGPSVRLACSLPRGPSDRRRLQLAADLAEACGVPVLATNDVLYHAPDRRPLQDVVTCIRLHERLETAGRTLQVNAERHLKDAEEMARLFDAVPGALRESLKILDEVSFSLDDLAYEYPEEPAGESATPQAELERLAEEGMRRRYPAGTPEKVKKAVAHELALVEQLQYAPYFLTVYDIVRFARSQGILCQGRGSAANSAVCFCIGITEVDPERADLLFERFISAERREPPDIDVDFEHERREEVIQYIYQKYGRERAGLAATVITYRSRSALREVGKVFGLSEDAIGALSGTVWGRSSTGTEDAQVREAGMDPGDPLLTQMLACAKTLIGFPRHLSQHVGGFVITRGRLDEVVPIQNAAMEDRTVIEWDKDDLDSLGILKIDILALGMLSAIRKALEMLRVEYDVDYAISSIPAEEPEVYDMLCRADSLGVFQVESRAQMTMLPRLRPRSFYDLVIEVAIVRPGPIQGDMVHPYLRRRQGLEQVTYPSKALQEVLGKTMGVPLFQEQAMKIAIVAAGFTPGEADKLRRAMATFRRVGTIGTFQTKMIEGMVQNGYERAFAERCFRQIEGFGEYGFPESHAASFALLVYASGWIKAHYPDVFCAALLNSQPMGFYAPAQLVRDAREHGVEVREADVNLSGWDAMLEPGMEAAKHLHRRHGEMKDVVRSTRAVRLGLRMVKGLREEDVKTIIALRGQGYDSVRDLWLRTGLGRQVIMRLAEADAFRSLGLDRRTALWAAQGLEKGALRDRLPLFDTARLADLRREPDADLPPMLPGAHVMADYRALSLSLKAHPVSFVRGALSEMRVLPCRDLDRIRSGRVVTVAGLVLVRQRPGSAKGVIFLTLEDEGGVANIIVWPKAFEKYRPLIMGARFLKVTGRLQSESGVIHVVADHVEDATPLLARLSDLGLENAGLARADEVKRPVIELSEKIKPASRLAQLVKEVPELRQDLAPEVPKKILKALPGGRNFH, from the coding sequence ATGATCGGTGATTCTGCTTCCGCCTTTGCCGAGCTTTGCGCGGCCAGCAATTTTTCCTTCCTGCGCGGCGCGTCTCATCCGGAGGAACTCGCCATGACCGCCGGTGCGCTCGGCCTGTCCGGGCTGGCCGTCTGCGACCGCAATTCCATGGCCGGCGTGGTTCGGGCGCATATGGCGGCCAAGGAAGTGGGCTTGCGCTTCGTTCCGGGCTGCCGGCTCGCCTTTCTGGACGGAACGCCGGAGCTGATCGTCTGGCCGCAGGATCGGGAGGCTTACGGCCGCCTGACCCGGCTGCTCACCACCGGCAACCGGCGTGCGCCCAAGGGCGAATGCCATCTGGTCGTAGACGACCTCTCTGTTCTGGAAGAGGGGTTTCCCATGGCGCTTGTCCTGCCCGCCGGCCTGCCGGAGGCAGACGGTGTCGCCCGTGTCCTCACGCGGCTCAAGGGTGAATTCGGTCCGTCCGTCCGACTGGCCTGTTCCCTGCCGCGTGGACCCTCCGACCGGCGGCGTCTGCAGCTTGCCGCCGACCTTGCCGAGGCATGCGGCGTGCCGGTCCTGGCGACCAACGACGTGCTCTATCATGCCCCCGACCGGCGACCCTTGCAGGATGTGGTCACCTGTATCCGCCTGCACGAACGGCTGGAGACGGCGGGGCGGACGCTGCAGGTCAATGCGGAACGGCATCTGAAGGACGCGGAGGAGATGGCGCGCCTGTTCGACGCCGTGCCCGGCGCCTTGCGCGAAAGCCTGAAGATCCTGGACGAGGTGTCCTTCTCCCTCGACGATCTTGCCTATGAATACCCGGAAGAGCCCGCGGGCGAGAGCGCCACGCCCCAGGCGGAGCTGGAGCGGCTGGCGGAGGAGGGCATGCGCCGGCGCTATCCGGCCGGGACGCCGGAGAAGGTCAAAAAGGCGGTCGCCCATGAGCTGGCCCTGGTCGAGCAGCTTCAGTATGCGCCCTACTTCCTGACCGTTTACGACATCGTCCGCTTTGCCCGCTCGCAAGGCATTCTCTGCCAGGGCCGCGGGTCTGCGGCGAATTCCGCCGTGTGTTTCTGCATCGGCATCACGGAAGTGGACCCGGAACGGGCCGATCTCCTGTTCGAGCGGTTCATTTCGGCGGAACGGCGCGAGCCGCCGGATATCGACGTCGATTTCGAGCACGAGCGGCGCGAGGAGGTGATCCAGTACATCTACCAAAAATACGGCCGTGAACGGGCCGGACTGGCGGCAACCGTGATCACCTACCGGTCCCGCTCGGCGCTGCGGGAGGTCGGCAAGGTCTTCGGCCTGTCGGAAGATGCCATCGGCGCGCTGTCCGGCACCGTCTGGGGCCGTTCGTCCACGGGCACCGAGGATGCTCAGGTGCGCGAGGCTGGCATGGACCCCGGCGATCCGCTCCTGACGCAAATGCTTGCCTGCGCCAAAACCCTGATCGGGTTCCCGAGACATCTGTCCCAGCACGTGGGCGGTTTCGTCATCACCCGCGGCCGGCTCGACGAGGTGGTGCCGATCCAGAATGCGGCCATGGAAGACCGGACGGTGATCGAGTGGGACAAGGACGATCTGGATTCGCTCGGCATCCTGAAGATCGACATCCTGGCGCTCGGCATGCTGTCGGCGATCCGCAAGGCGCTGGAGATGCTGCGCGTGGAATACGACGTCGATTACGCTATCTCCAGCATTCCGGCGGAGGAACCGGAGGTCTACGACATGCTGTGCCGGGCCGATTCCCTCGGCGTCTTCCAGGTGGAAAGCCGGGCGCAGATGACCATGCTGCCGCGGCTTCGTCCGCGCTCCTTCTACGATCTCGTTATCGAGGTGGCGATCGTGCGCCCCGGCCCGATCCAGGGCGACATGGTGCATCCCTATCTGCGCCGGCGGCAGGGGCTGGAGCAGGTCACCTATCCGTCGAAGGCGCTGCAGGAGGTGCTCGGCAAGACCATGGGCGTGCCGCTGTTCCAGGAGCAGGCGATGAAGATCGCCATCGTTGCGGCGGGCTTCACCCCAGGCGAGGCGGACAAGTTGCGTCGGGCGATGGCGACCTTCCGCCGGGTCGGCACCATCGGCACCTTCCAGACCAAGATGATCGAGGGCATGGTGCAGAACGGCTATGAACGGGCGTTCGCCGAGCGCTGTTTCCGCCAGATCGAGGGTTTCGGCGAATACGGCTTTCCCGAAAGCCATGCGGCCAGCTTCGCCCTGCTCGTCTATGCGTCGGGATGGATCAAGGCCCATTATCCGGATGTCTTCTGTGCGGCTCTTCTGAACTCCCAGCCCATGGGCTTTTATGCCCCGGCCCAGCTGGTGCGCGATGCCCGCGAGCACGGGGTGGAGGTGCGCGAGGCGGACGTCAACCTGTCCGGCTGGGACGCGATGCTGGAGCCGGGCATGGAAGCCGCAAAGCATCTCCACCGCCGGCACGGGGAGATGAAAGACGTGGTGCGGTCGACCAGGGCCGTGCGGCTCGGTCTGCGCATGGTGAAGGGCCTGCGGGAAGAGGATGTGAAAACGATCATCGCCCTGCGCGGGCAGGGCTACGATTCGGTCCGCGATCTCTGGCTAAGGACCGGGCTTGGCCGGCAGGTGATCATGCGCCTGGCGGAGGCGGATGCCTTTCGCTCGCTCGGCCTCGACCGGCGCACGGCGCTATGGGCGGCGCAAGGGCTGGAAAAGGGGGCTCTGCGCGACCGCCTGCCGCTGTTCGACACGGCCCGCCTGGCCGATCTGAGGCGGGAACCGGATGCGGATCTGCCGCCGATGCTGCCCGGCGCCCATGTCATGGCCGATTACCGTGCCTTGAGCCTGTCCCTGAAAGCGCACCCGGTTTCCTTCGTGCGCGGAGCCCTGTCGGAAATGCGGGTTCTGCCCTGCCGGGATCTGGACCGGATCCGGTCGGGCCGGGTGGTGACGGTGGCCGGTCTCGTTCTGGTGCGCCAGCGTCCGGGCTCGGCCAAGGGCGTCATCTTTCTCACGCTGGAGGACGAGGGCGGCGTTGCCAATATCATCGTCTGGCCGAAGGCCTTCGAGAAATACCGGCCGCTGATCATGGGCGCGCGGTTCCTGAAGGTGACCGGCCGACTGCAGTCGGAATCCGGCGTCATCCATGTGGTGGCCGATCACGTGGAGGACGCAACGCCGTTGCTTGCCCGCCTGTCGGATTTGGGCCTTGAAAATGCCGGCCTTGCCCGCGCCGACGAGGTCAAGCGTCCGGTGATCGAACTGTCGGAAAAGATCAAGCCGGCCAGCCGCCTGGCCCAACTCGTCAAGGAAGTACCGGAACTCCGGCAGGACCTGGCGCCCGAAGTGCCGAAGAAGATCCTGAAGGCCCTGCCCGGCGGGCGGAATTTTCATTGA
- a CDS encoding DNA polymerase Y family protein yields MGPSWRVRRGPGSGSTSPLQVEAAPPLAVVAKIRNAQRITCLTASARALGLRPGEALADARARVPSLLAEEAAPGEDALLLGFVADWCDRYTPLVAIDGDDGLFLDITGCAHLFGGEEALLADALDRLERQGFAARGAIADTPGAAWAVARYGDGGSIAPGQQEEALASLPLAALRLDGQAVEGLERVGLSRIGDIATRPRAPLANRFGPDPVRRLDQAFGREGEPISPRFAAPLIMAERRFFEPIGRLEDVSAVVLSLAGQLADALERRVQGGRAFELALFRVDGAVQKLAVGTSRPLRVPKRILALFAEKLKADESVLDAGYGYDLVRLAVLEAQDEDPAQLDLGGQGVAEAEADLAGLIDRLGARLGLDRVTRLLPVDRHLPESQTALVPAAAVREDALAWTGFSSVVLGCDDLGLGALDEAGLLRARQGFEMPLERPLRLLDPAEPVEAVAMVPEGPPLRFRWRRTLYRVVRSEGPERIAPPWWVGAPDAPPSTREGVTRDYFRIEDDAGRRFWLYREGLYARETASPRWYLHGVFA; encoded by the coding sequence ATGGGACCGTCGTGGCGGGTGCGGAGAGGACCGGGCAGCGGGTCGACTTCCCCGCTACAGGTTGAAGCGGCACCACCGCTGGCGGTGGTCGCGAAAATCCGGAACGCACAACGGATCACCTGTCTGACGGCGTCGGCCCGTGCGCTGGGCCTGCGGCCGGGGGAGGCTCTGGCGGATGCCCGGGCCCGGGTGCCGTCGCTGCTGGCGGAAGAGGCAGCTCCTGGAGAAGATGCTCTCCTGCTCGGGTTCGTCGCCGACTGGTGCGACCGTTACACGCCGCTGGTGGCGATCGACGGGGACGACGGGCTGTTCCTCGATATCACCGGCTGCGCCCATCTTTTCGGCGGTGAAGAGGCGTTGCTGGCCGATGCGCTTGACCGGCTGGAGCGACAGGGCTTTGCCGCGCGCGGCGCCATCGCCGATACGCCCGGGGCCGCCTGGGCGGTTGCTCGTTATGGCGACGGCGGTTCGATTGCCCCCGGACAGCAGGAAGAGGCGCTGGCGTCTCTGCCGCTTGCCGCCCTGCGGCTCGACGGGCAAGCCGTCGAAGGGCTGGAGCGGGTGGGGCTGAGCCGGATCGGAGATATTGCGACGCGGCCACGCGCGCCGCTTGCCAATCGGTTCGGACCGGACCCGGTGCGGCGCCTGGACCAGGCGTTCGGCCGGGAGGGCGAGCCGATTTCGCCCCGGTTCGCAGCGCCGCTGATCATGGCCGAACGCCGGTTTTTCGAGCCGATCGGGCGTCTGGAGGATGTCAGTGCGGTCGTCCTGTCGCTGGCCGGCCAGCTTGCCGACGCGCTGGAACGGCGAGTTCAGGGTGGCCGGGCCTTCGAGCTGGCACTGTTTCGGGTCGACGGCGCGGTTCAAAAGCTTGCTGTCGGCACCAGCCGGCCGTTGCGGGTGCCGAAACGGATCCTGGCGCTCTTTGCCGAGAAGCTTAAAGCTGACGAAAGCGTGCTCGACGCCGGGTATGGATACGATCTGGTACGTCTGGCAGTGCTGGAAGCGCAGGACGAGGACCCCGCGCAGCTCGATCTTGGCGGACAGGGGGTGGCGGAGGCCGAAGCCGATCTGGCGGGGCTGATCGACCGGCTCGGCGCACGGCTCGGGCTCGACCGGGTCACCCGGCTTCTGCCCGTGGACCGGCATCTGCCGGAATCCCAGACGGCCCTGGTGCCGGCGGCCGCCGTGCGCGAGGATGCGCTCGCCTGGACCGGGTTTTCTTCCGTGGTTCTGGGCTGCGACGATCTTGGCCTCGGGGCTTTGGACGAGGCCGGGCTGCTGCGGGCCCGGCAGGGTTTCGAAATGCCTCTTGAGCGCCCCTTGCGGCTGCTTGATCCGGCGGAGCCGGTGGAGGCCGTCGCTATGGTTCCGGAAGGACCTCCTCTCCGGTTTCGCTGGCGGCGCACGCTTTACCGGGTGGTCCGCTCGGAAGGGCCGGAGCGGATCGCCCCGCCCTGGTGGGTGGGCGCACCGGACGCGCCACCGTCGACCAGAGAGGGCGTGACCCGGGACTATTTCCGCATCGAGGACGACGCCGGCCGGCGGTTCTGGCTCTACCGGGAAGGGCTTTACGCCCGTGAAACGGCGAGCCCGCGCTGGTATCTGCACGGGGTGTTCGCATGA
- a CDS encoding inducible mutagenesis protein A produces MPRPSERSPENRRESRPDLPELRRRIAALEGGLPFNGQLGPALAFSAVKQGPEPIRLSFGLKALDELFAAGGLVCGSLHEVVSAESRNAGALSGVALALLAKVMAARSGAVLWVQDPLAGREAGLLHGPGLLRFGVDPARLIAVRPRRTEELLWAMEEGAHTPVLAAVVGEVQGAQKALDLTATRRLLLRAQTSGVPVFLVRHGAAFEPTAALTRWCAAPARSHAPALLRAGPHEAVGEAAWTVDLTRNRDGRSGRLDLEWRHAERRFAAPARSVALVSGAGLRPDSAPDDGTVVAGAERTGQRVDFPATG; encoded by the coding sequence GTGCCCAGACCGTCAGAAAGATCGCCAGAAAACCGGCGAGAAAGCCGGCCGGATCTTCCCGAGCTGCGCCGCCGCATTGCGGCCCTTGAGGGAGGCCTCCCCTTCAACGGGCAGCTTGGTCCGGCCCTTGCTTTTTCCGCCGTAAAGCAGGGGCCGGAACCGATCCGACTGTCCTTCGGTCTTAAGGCCCTGGACGAGCTGTTTGCTGCCGGTGGTCTTGTCTGCGGCAGCCTGCATGAGGTGGTAAGCGCCGAAAGCCGGAATGCCGGCGCCCTGTCGGGGGTCGCCCTTGCGCTGCTTGCCAAGGTGATGGCAGCGCGGTCCGGGGCTGTGCTCTGGGTTCAGGACCCGCTGGCCGGTCGGGAGGCCGGCCTGTTGCACGGGCCGGGCCTGTTGCGGTTCGGCGTCGACCCGGCCCGCTTGATCGCGGTGCGGCCGCGTCGGACCGAAGAGCTTTTATGGGCCATGGAGGAAGGGGCGCACACGCCGGTCCTGGCGGCCGTGGTCGGCGAGGTGCAGGGCGCGCAGAAGGCGCTCGACCTGACGGCGACCCGGCGGCTCTTGCTGCGGGCCCAGACAAGCGGCGTGCCGGTGTTCCTGGTGCGCCACGGGGCCGCGTTCGAGCCGACGGCGGCCCTGACCCGGTGGTGTGCCGCACCCGCACGTTCGCATGCCCCGGCGCTTTTGCGGGCCGGACCGCATGAGGCGGTCGGCGAGGCCGCCTGGACTGTGGATCTGACCCGAAACCGTGACGGCCGGTCCGGTCGTCTTGATCTGGAGTGGAGACATGCAGAAAGGCGTTTTGCCGCGCCAGCGCGTTCTGTCGCTCTGGTTTCCGGAGCTGGCCTGCGACCGGATTCTGCGCCGGACGATGGGACCGTCGTGGCGGGTGCGGAGAGGACCGGGCAGCGGGTCGACTTCCCCGCTACAGGTTGA